tgtcatccaggaagtgacatcacaatgttatccaggaagtgaagccttgatgcagtagttagtgcagggaaaaaagcactatttcccaataagtgtatattggtgatttgtataacttttgggggggcaatacaatactttaataaaaattttcgctggactttaaTTGACTCTTTGGGGCATATTGCCAACATAGGATGTTATCAGGGGAATTTAAAACCTATTTGTTTCTCTAATTTTTAACTTTCGAACAGGATAAGCAGACATATTAGATAACTCCTATGAAGAGGATAAAGCCAGGTTGTAATTCCCAGCAGTTATCTGTGTGTAGCTTCCTCCGGCTGATTTTGCTGCATTTTGTGTATTCTGCAGGTCCTCCGGTGAAGTGCCTGAATGTGGTGCAGAATGCGAACCTGACTGAGGCGGCTGTAGAGGAGGAAGTGACCGAGATCAGTTCTGTCCCCCCGCACTTCTTCATTGGGGTCTTCCTGGTCACAGGATTCATCCTCATGTTCATTGTAGATCAGATCGGCAGCTACTGCTCTTATCATGGTAAGATTATTAAGGAGGATTTTCTGACCCAACAGTGACCCTTGAGGACAAGGAGTCCCCTCCAATAATCCTCAGAGGAGGGGGTCTCTTAACTttaagcaggggtagggaaccttggctccagctgtggcaaaactacaactcctatcatgcctggacagtcaaagctaaagctttggttgtccaggcatgatgggagttgtagttttgccacagctggagccaaggttccctacccctgacttaGAGCAATGAGAGATAAGGAAAACAATGTAAATCCTACATCAGCACTGAAAATCTATTTTACTTTTGCAGATCCCCGGACAGGAATGTCGGCCGGCACCAGTATAACAGCCACACTGGGCCTAGTGATCCACGCTGCAGGTGATATATGGCTATGACACACTTGACATATGATATTAACATAGCACTAGCTGATTAATAgattttagggatggtccgaacccgccgaggttcgggttcggctgaacccgaacgctcggcatcggattcccgctatctgcccgctccgtgcagcgggcggatacagcgggaggatcgcctggaaaactgggatacagcctatggctatggctgtatcccagtttccaggcgttcctcccgctggatccgcccgctgcacggagcgggcagacagcgggaatcattgtggatggttcgggttcgtacgaaccccgtccgaactcgattcggaccatccttaatagATTTATTTGTATATCCtgttttgggcttttttttttttttataaatattgctCCCGGGGCAGCCATATTGAAGACACACACCTCCTTTCAGCACAGCAGAGTGTGTGCACTTTATGGCAAATGACAGAAAAATATTCTACACAGTCTCCAGATGGAGTAGAGGTTCTCTTCCAGAGAtcagggggtgacaggggagatgtATAGAGAGGAttatctgtgtacagtgtgttaCAATCCTGCCTCATCTAGGCCTCCAGTGAtattgagatgactctgctggctCTGGCCCAATCTGTACAGCAAAGCTGACAAGAAACAGATAACTAGAAATGTAAGCCTATGAAGTGTTCTCTAGTTTCCAATGTGGGAACTGCAAtatgtaaagatttttttatgtTGATATAGTCACTAAAATATGTATGATCTATTTAAACCCAGATTTAAATTCCCAAATGATACGTTTCCTTTGAGGCACATTGACAATTCATAGATCtacctatccatccatctcctatttTTCTCATATCTAAACTCTCCAAGCCCTAAAAACGTGCACATTATCCTATAAACCAAGACGTCCTATGACTGAGGAGATGATTTTCCTCTTTCTACAGTCTTGTTGTATTGTGTAAACAGAGGTGGTGTCGTCTTTCGTCGGAAAACTTGTGACAACTTTCTTGCTTAACAGAAGTGAACTTTCTACTTCTCTGTTCCTGCAGTGCCCTTGTGTGGCTTACAGAGAACTCCTCAGTGACAGGACGGCCTTTATTTTATGGCCCGTAAACTGGACAATCATCTCCCATTCATCCTGTTTACTCCCTGGAGGGTTTACCAGGGAATTTTTTCCCATGAACATGTCCAACAAATAGGTTATGTGAGAGCATCCATTCAGGAGCTCCGTCAATGAGCCGAAGAAGAAAACTTCTACAAAGAGTCTCAGTCACTCTGGAGAACCCATCACGTTACCAAGTTTCCCCCCAGATCACAACAGTTCCCGAAGGGAACCCTTGTAACGGACTACAATTGTGTAAAGGAGGAAACTCCTTTAAGATAGATAGGTACGGTGTAATTCATATGACTGGACCTTTGTGTTCTTGAACAGAAGCCTCTAAGTAACTAGGGATCCAAAACACATGTATATAGGCCATATTATAAACAGTCTAGGACCACCACCAATGACAAAAATGGAGGTCCCattagagcaggggtcctcaactggcggaccgcagtCCGaaagccagctgtccggacccctgctgcagctcagtttacctgtatactgagctgcgctgctcccctctgcacagtaactatgagtacttgaaacgagcgctcatagttaccgtgcagcagcactAACAGAGAGGGACCcatcggctccctccctgtcagtcacccctcactggccccagcggtcacaagaggccgctctgcccTGTCTCTGGTTTCGGCACTTGAGTGACgccactggagcgccggtgccaggacaaggggagagcggcctcttgtgaccactgcagtgcggccacaagaggggaagagaagaggaggagacacccggacccaggtaagtatgtttttttttgttttttttaatgttatatatgctatataagaggggcagcacaggggggctatataactgggggagcacacagcaggggtgctatatactactgggggagcacagggagactatatactactaggggagcgtgcaggggggctatatactactggggagcacaaagcgggggtctgtatactactgagggagcacacggggctatatactacagggagcacagagtgggggtctatatactactgggggagcacaaagcggggggctatatactactgggatgCACAAagcgagggtctatatactactgttggTGCCCACAGGGTGGCTATATCCTACTGTGGGGGAGCGcatgggggggcatatactactgggggagtgcacaggctgctatatacgtgtgggggagcgcacgggggatcatatactactgggggagtggacAAGCATCCatctactactgggggagcgcacaggaatctatatactactgggggagcaagaggggggctatatactactgggggagcgcaacacatttactaatgatgttcagctcggaccttcatctgacaatagaccccggtaagtggacctttacTAAAAgatgttgagtacccctgccttaCAGAAACAACAATGTACAACCTCGACTTCCACCCTGTTCATTCTTTATAGGATGGCTGAACATTCAGTGCTGAACTCGTCTAAGCTCAGAAGTCCCATACACAGTGAATAAAGAAGTTACCCAGAATATGTGCTGCTTCTCCATTCTCTCTATCCATGGTTGTCCTAGTGGTTGGACTAGCATCTGGGCAGGCGATAGTATAACCTCTGGGTGTCAGGCTTTTTCACTTTAGAGGAGGTGACCCTTAATACTGATGGCTGTCCTGGCACAAGTGAAGAAGCTTAGCAAGAGGCTTCTTAGGTGGCTACAAACTGGAGATAGAAGGCTGCTAAAGGAGAGGACATGACAGGAAAGTTATGTTTAAGGTGACCTCTACAGCTGTGAGTCCTGGAACCAGTAGAACCCAAACAGCcaaaccagaccccccccccccccctaacattAATAGGAATGGCCTGTTCTTTGTATATTAAGGACAATTACACAACTTCTCTCCCTTATCGGGGTGGGATCCAAATAAATAGGATTATGAGAGTAGATAATTTCAGTAATGACTGTACTTGCTGTTCTCCCGGGACCAGATCTCCTAACTTATTACAGCTGCCTGGCTTCTCCACCATGAATACATACTATTTATCTCTATCACACCTGGTGCTTACACCGCTCTCATGTTTTGTAGGCTCTTTATATACTAAAAATAAGCAGCTTGTGCGTCGCCTGTGAAATATAATTACTAAGTAATACGTTCACATAAAGCACATTATTGTTCCTGTTATCTATCTCTTTATGTGCCTGACTGCTATCTGAAGGAAAGTAAGAACATATAATCATAAGATTAAAATGTGTAGATATTGAATGCCGCCATTGTGTGTGCATAGACTGAAATTATACTGTAGATCAGGAACTTGACTAAACTAGAgttacaataatatatatgtacctgggggcagcattatagtcgttctatttttgtatatagtagcagtattatagtaattctattcttgtatataggagcagtattatagtagtaatcatattcttgtatataggggcagtattaaagtagttatatttttgtatatagggggcagtattatagtagttatattcttgtacataggagcagtattatagtagttatattcttgtacataggagcagtattatagtagttatattcttgtatataggagcagtattatagtagttatattcttgtatatagggggcagtattatagtagttatattcttgtatataggagcagtattatagtagttatgcggttcagggaagaaacagagtgctgcacctcacacctatggctgatactagtgccgctaggctaaataaaaaacacatcagaattttgtgtatgaattgatcaagccatactgccccatgtacctcgtgccggtatctgatacacatgggtccctacactaagtccacaccgtgccagtcagtggccaccaaccccgcaggcgtgcacagccagggaacgggggccatgggacggccctgcgacccccatgccacaggaccagacccaaaaacaccacaccagaacccggccagcaccgccggcggagaaggtcgcccccaagcagcacaagtctggataagatattacactcaccatagctgcagcaaacagaatgggaaaaaacaggagggattaaaaccatgtgcactcaggtgtctcctgctaattgcggtcatgtgggtctcaccaggaggagtgcaatacacggagaaaagagagaaacaaaatgcggttcagggaagaaacagagtgctgcacctcacacctatggctgatactagtgccgctaggctaaataaaaaacacatcagaattttgtgtatgaattgatcaagccatactgccccatgtacctcgtgccggtatctgatacacatgggtccctacactaagtccacaccgtgccagtcagtggccaccaacccctgtagtagttatattcttgtacataggagcagtattatagtagttatattcttgtatataggagcagtattatagtagttatattcttgtatatgggagtagtattatagtagttatattattgtatataggtgcagtattatactTGTTATAATTTTTGTACATAGGGGGGAGTATTATACTTGTTATATTTTTGTTCATAGGGGTGGAATCTATATCCTTTAAATATAAGCATacccaaaataaaaataagatgTTCTAGAACAGTTCAACTACCATTACAAATTATCACCTTTGACCACTTGGATTCATTAGACACCGGTTCTTTTATCTTTTCTCCACAGCTGATGGAGTTGCTCTCGGAGCCGCAGTTGCATCCTCTCAGGTGTCGGTACAAGTCATTGTCTTCTTTGCAGTAATATTACATAAGGTAAAAACATAAGATTTACAACTATAAAGACCAAGCACCTGTAGGCGGATAGTTAATGGTAACAATCATTCTGTGTCGGTGGCAGGATACTTGTTTAATCCTCCCAGCAACTCCGTGGCCCGCTGCTAAAGCGAGCAGTATATGGCATTGccagaagtcccatagactttgTACCACTCACTTTAGCAGCGAGCTACAGCGAGTTGTTGGGATGTTTAAACATGTATTATATTGCAACTGAGGAAGaatgatagttaccctttaaggatAAGTCTAATTTACTGCCTGCACCAAGATAAACAGCTTTTTAAGTATAGAAAAGAGTATAGAAAAAAGTAACTATAAGGAAAAATAAAGTcatagttgtgtttttttttcactccaACCATGCTGATTTCTGGAATTAGAGATTACTGACTCTGTTCTACCCCTCCTTCTCTTTCTGCAGGCTCCGGCAGCTTTCGGCCTGGTCTCTTTTCTCATGCATGCGGGGTTAGAGAAAAAGCAAATTCAGAAGCATCTCTTGGCGTTCTCCATAGCTGCTCCACTCCTTACAATTACAACCTATTTAATCCTTAGTATGGTAAGTGGAACAAAGACAGACAAAGTTGTAGTAGCagtctgttgggggggggggggggtcacaccacGTTTAGTGCACATGTCACCAACTTACATTGACAACCACGGTATCACTAGGTAGGACTGTAAAGAATTGGACAGCTAGAAGTATCTGGGCACCAGGGACAATAATCTACACATTTATAGAACAGCAGATCAGGGTTTAGGATTGAATACCAAGTTTATTATACATCTTCATTTTTCATTACTGTCTTTTATTTCTTTGTGTCACAGACAGGGGGCTCCCTACAGCACAGACTGAGTGCAACAGGAAACGGGATGTTGTTCTCGGCCGGGACTTTCCTTTACGTGGCGACTGTCCATGTGTTACCAGAGATTAGCGGGAGGGGACACAATCAGCACCATGAAACCAGACCTCAAGGCCTAGGACTGTTGGAGAGCCTGACACTGGTGGTCGGGGCCTTCCTCCCGGTGCTGCTGTCCTTAGGACTTCACGACAGCTGAGAATGTCCGCACCTACGTAGTATCTGTAGTAGATATCGCAGTGCCTGAGAAAACAAGAGTAATGATCCGTGAATGAAGAATGAAGCCCATCGGGATCAGCTTCTTGTACATGAGATCGGGAGTGTTCCTGATTCTGACCATACGGGATATCCTGGACAAGCTTTCCCGTCATTGACCTAGAATGATGGGCTAGGACCAATACTGGTTTTATTACTTTTAGCCATAATTTTTATTGAATGCTTTTAGGCTCAGAGTGGGAGATTATTAAAACTTCATGGTGGAGTTCAAAGTAACCAGTCTGAATCCAGCACTTTAATATTTGGATCACAAAAGCTGCTATTCGATTGGTCGCGACCAACAGCGATCGGTTGGCTCTTGCAGAGGTAGAACTATTTTAACAATTTACATAGGGTGCCCAGTGGTCATCAGCCCCAACCTACATAACAGTACTAGGAATTTTCAAGAGTTACTCATTAAAGAAACTTCCATTTGTTGGTACCATATGTAGTGATGATGTAAAGTACTCGAGACAGAAAAGAACTATGTGACCAAATGTCGCTCTGGACATAAAAATCCATCTTGTATATGGCACTTTTCACTCCATGTACCTCTTTGTAGTAGTAATGGGGTTGTATATGTGGTTGTCCAACATATTAAGAACATGTGAACTAATGGAGGTTATGGGGTGTTGGTGCTCATGGACTCTTCCTAGACCATGTTGCTGCATTATTCTTTCTTGTAATGCTACACAGAGGCATATTACTTTGATTCTGGAGGACCCAACATGGTTGTGTCTATGGCTTGGGCAGCACATACATTAAAGTTTAATGCATtacttctcctgtggtggcgctgtcgGGGAATTCAACACTTGCTGTCGGTTTCCCATGGAGATAATTGCAGATCATTGATGATCGGTTCCACGAACAGGGCCAAAAGTGTTTAAAGCCAAACCCCTTAGCCAATCAGAAGGAATGTTGGGATTCAAGATGGAGGTTTTATTTCTTTCCCTTTAATTATAGAAGTAAGTTTTAGGGGAAATGGACTTTATAATACAGTAGAATTTTTGGCCACATTTTGTGCTGTGCATGgtcttatatactattagggacatttatcaaacatggtgtaaagtgaaactggctcagttgcccctagcaaccaatcagattggaatctgattggttgctaggggcaaatgagccagtttcactttataccatgtttgataaatctcccccctattttcattatAGAATAAGTATACAGCTTATACACTGCCTCTGAACTGActacatgtaatatataatgtacatTGAATATaacttactattattattacttattgcAGCTCCCTTTACAAGTCGTGCTGAGGTCAGATTGCCTAGCGACCGATTACTTCCTGTCTGGGTGACCACTATTGGTGTACATGTAATGAAGAGACTGGGCGTTCCCTATATTGTAAAACACATTCCCTCTTCGTGTCAGGATATTTTAGGCCCCTAAAAagtggaaaatataaaaaaacagggtatactgtatattactttcCATCTGTGTACTGAGGGGGAAGACTTGGGATAGATAGATTTGAAATAACAAATATAGACTGAaagtaaagtgtacctgtcatgagggGCCACTGGCAGTGGGGGTCACACAAAATTTGGTCTCATGTGTCTTTGTCCCCCTGGAGACCCAAACTTCCACCGGCAGCATAGAATGTACCGCTGATCTGGCAGCAGCCCCTCGTGATAGATTAACTTTAAAGGATTATCTTTTGGGAAATTCTGTGTTAATAGAGGGGGGTCCTCTGTTTATGACTT
This sequence is a window from Dendropsophus ebraccatus isolate aDenEbr1 chromosome 15, aDenEbr1.pat, whole genome shotgun sequence. Protein-coding genes within it:
- the LOC138774244 gene encoding zinc transporter ZIP9-like; its protein translation is MDGLLVVFLISLGMFLGCFLLGLIPLVVKLSEQKLQFVSVLGAGLLCGTALAIIIPEGIELLDGSSKGPPVKCLNVVQNANLTEAAVEEEVTEISSVPPHFFIGVFLVTGFILMFIVDQIGSYCSYHDPRTGMSAGTSITATLGLVIHAAADGVALGAAVASSQVSVQVIVFFAVILHKAPAAFGLVSFLMHAGLEKKQIQKHLLAFSIAAPLLTITTYLILSMTGGSLQHRLSATGNGMLFSAGTFLYVATVHVLPEISGRGHNQHHETRPQGLGLLESLTLVVGAFLPVLLSLGLHDS